A single window of Maylandia zebra isolate NMK-2024a linkage group LG2, Mzebra_GT3a, whole genome shotgun sequence DNA harbors:
- the LOC143413407 gene encoding protein NLRC3-like — protein MISLLEDNIITFVKNELKKIQKVLSPDYPECLESQRSSSREAFVKITVDFLRRMKQEELADRLQSKLQAAVCHRNLKSTLKKKFQCVFEGIAKAGNPTLLNQIYTELYITEGGTAEVNEEHEVRQIETASRKPDRPETTIRQEDIFKASPGRDEPIRTVLTKGVAGIGKTVLTQKYSLDWAEDKANQDIQFIFPFTFRELNVLKEEKFSLVGLVHHLFTETKEAGICSFEDFQVVFIFDGLDECRLPLDFHKTTILTDPRKSTSVDVLLINLIRGKLLPSARLWITTRPAAANQIPPDCVGMVTEVRGFTDPQKEEYFRKRFRDEEQASRIISHIKTSRSLHIMCHIPVFCWITATVLEDVLETREGGQLPKTLTEMYIHFLVVQAKVKKVKYDGGAETDPHWSPESTKMMESLGKLAFDQLQKGNLIFYESDLTECGIDIRAASVYSGVFTQIFKEERGLYQDKVFCFIHLSVQEFLAALHVHLTFINSGLNLLEEQQTTSKKSETRESAEKHFYQSAVKKALQSPNGHLDLFLRFLLGLSLQTNQTLLRGLLTQTGSSSQYNKKTVQYIKEKLSENLSAEKSINLFHCLNELNDRSLVEEIQQSLRSGSLSTDKLSPAQWSALVFILLSSEKDLDVFDLKKYSASEEALLRLLPVVKASNKAL, from the exons atgatttca ctgctggaggacaacatcatcacttttgtgaagaacgagctgaagaagatccagaaagttctgagtccagattacccagaatgcttagagagtcagaggagcagcagcagagaggcatttgtgaagatcacagtggacttcctgaggagaatgaagcaggaggagctggctgaccgtctgcagagca aacttcaagctgcagtttgtcatcgtaaccttaaatccaccctgaagaagaagttccagtgtgtgtttgagggcatcgctaaagcaggaaacccaaccctcctgaatcagatctacacagagctctacatcacagagggagggactgcagaggtcaatgaggaacatgaggtcagacagattgaaacagcatccaggaaaccagacagaccagaaacaacaatcagacaagaagacatctttaaagcctcacctggaagagatgaaccaatcagaacagtgctgacaaagggagtggctggcattgggaaaacagtcttaacacagaaatacagcctggactgggctgaagacaaagccaaccaggacatccagttcatatttccattcactttcagagagctgaatgtgctgaaagaggaaaagttcagcttggtgggacttgttcatcacttatttactgaaaccaaagaagcaggaatctgcagctttgaagacttccaggttgtgttcatctttgatggtctggatgagtgtcgacttcctctggacttccacaaaactacaatcctaactgaccctagaaagtccacctcagtggatgtgctgctgataaacctcatcagggggaaactgcttccctctgctcgcctctggataaccacacgacctgcagcagccaatcagatccctcctgactgtgttggcatggttacagaggtcagagggttcactgacccacagaaggaggagtacttcaggaagagattcagagatgaggagcaggccagcaggatcatctcccacataaagacatcacgaagcctccacatcatgtgccacatcccagtcttctgctggatcactgctacagttctggaggatgtgctggaaaccagagagggaggacagctacccaagaccctgactgagatgtacatccacttcctggtggttcaggccaaagtgaagaaggtcaagtatgatggaggagctgagacagatccacactggagtccagagagcacgaagatgatggagtctctgggaaaactggcttttgatcagctgcagaaaggaaacctgatcttctatgaatcagacctgacagagtgtggcatcgatatcagagcagcctcagtgtactcaggagtgttcacacagatctttaaagaggagagaggactgtaccaggacaaggtgttctgcttcatccatctgagtgttcaggagtttctggctgctcttcatgtccatctgaccttcatcaactctggactcaatctgctggaagaacaacaaacaacctccaAGAAGTCTGAAACAAGAGAATCTGCAGAGAAacacttctaccagagtgctgtgaagaaggccttacagagtccaaatggacacctggacttgttcctccgcttcctcctgggtctttcactgcagaccaatcagactctcctacgaggtctgctgacacagacaggaagtagctcacagtacaataagaaaacagtccagtacatcaaggagaagctcagtgagaatctgtctgcagagaaaagcatcaatctgttccactgtctgaatgaactgaatgatcgttctctagtggaggagatccaacagtccctgagatcaggaagtctctccacagataaactgtcccctgctcagtggtcagctctggtcttcatcttactgtcatcagaaaaagatctggatgtgtttgacctgaagaaatactctgcttcagaggaggctcttctgaggctgctgccagtggtcaaagcctccaacaaagctctgtga
- the LOC112432769 gene encoding LOW QUALITY PROTEIN: histone H1-like (The sequence of the model RefSeq protein was modified relative to this genomic sequence to represent the inferred CDS: deleted 3 bases in 2 codons), whose translation MTEISFNLVSERSKPKKVGPSVGELIVKAVAAGKERNGVSAAALKQALAAAGYDVEKNKARVKIAIKSLVAKGTLVQTKGTGASGSFKMNKATETKAKTPAAAKAKKPAGPAKSPKKAAAAALQSQSHQRTIE comes from the exons ATGACGGAGATTTCCTTCaatttggtgtcagaa AGGTCCAAGCCGAAGAAGGTCGGCCCCAGCGTGGGCGAGCTGATTGTGAAAGCCGTGGCCGCT GGAAAGGAGCGCAACGGCGTGTCCGCGGCCGCTCTCAAGCAGGCTCTGGCTGCCGCAGGCTACGATGTGGAAAAGAACAAAGCCCGTGTCAAGATCGCCATCAAGAGCCTGGTGGCGAAGGGCACTCTGGTGCAGACCAAGGGCACCGGGGCCTCCGGATCTTTCAAGATGAACAAGGCTACTGAGACCAAAGCCAAGACGCCCGCCGCGGCCAAAGCCAAGAAACCGGCAGGACCTGCT AAGTCGCCCaagaaggcagcagcagcagcacttcaaAGTCAATCGCATCAGAGGACAATAGAATGA